The region GGCTTTTTTGGAATCCCATTGAAACCATCAACCATATTGATATTCAGCATAGCGATGGGTATCTCGTCCGATCAGACTATTTATTTTATTACCCGTTACCGTCACGAGCTGCGTTATACACGTAAAGGGATATCGCGCATTGTGTCTGATACCATACGCGAAACCGGGGTAAGCATGATATTTATCGCTACGGTACTGTTTTTTGGTTTCGGCATATTCGCGGTATCCAAATTCGGCGGCACCGTAGCTCTGGGTATATTATTATCCATAACGCTGCTGGTAGCCATGATTAGTAACCTCACGCTGCTTCCTGCTTTTTTACTGAGCCTGGATGGCGGTGTCGATCGTAAAAAAATAAAAGGACCGGATATTGAGGAGTAACACCTCTCCTAAATCCTCTCCAAAGGAAAGGTAAATAAATACAAACGCAAATCAGAACCCTCACCCTTTAGGGGAGGGCAGTGAGGGGCATATGGATCTTAAACTCAACAACAAAGTAGCTGTAATATTAGCAGCCAGTAAAGGATTAGGAAAGGCTGTAGCAATAGCTTTATCTGCCGAAGGCGCAAGGGTGATCATTGGCTCACGCGATGAAGAGGCGTTGAATAAAACAGCCGCCGAAATAAAAGCGCTTACCGGCAATGAGGTAATCCCTATCCCTGTTGATGTTTCCAAAGCCGACGAGATAGAAGCGTTTATTAATAAAGCCGCAAATGCTTTTGGGCGGATAGATATTTTGCTGAACAATGCTGGCGGCCCTCCGTTTGATAAATTCGAGAACTTTGACGACGAGCAATGGCAAAAAGCTTTTGACCTTAACCTGTTAAGCGTTGCGCGTTTCAGTCGCCTGGTATTGCCGCATATGCAAAAAACAGGCAGCGGGCGCATCATCAACATTGTGAGCGTTTCGGTAAAGGCGGTGTTGGGTGCTTCGGTGCTGTCAACCGCAATGCGGATGGGCGTAGTGGGGATGGCTAAACTGATGGCCGATGAATTTGGTCCGTACAATATCACCGTAAATAATGTGGCGCCCGGATTGATCCTGACCGACAGGATAAAACATACTTTACCCAAAGATGTGGACCCCGAGCAGGCTATAAAAGACCGGGCCAAAAGCATACCGCTTGGCCGTATCGGTAAGCCCGAAGAGTTGGCCGCGCTGGTGACCTTCCTGGCATCAGATCAGGCCGCTTACATCAGCGGTACTACTATACCCGTTGATGGTGGGGCCAGCAGGAGTATCTATTAATTCAGCGCCTGTTGGTTTTTAGAAGATTTGCCTTTTTTAAAAAGAGATATCAGGCCGCCTATGAACGCAACCGAGGTAAGGCCCATCACAAAACTGGCCCATTTATCAATGGTAGAATGATCGGCGCTTTGCAGGCTAATGATTAAAGCGGTGATAAATATAATTCCCGAAATAATGATATATGTTTTGGATTTCATCTGGTGCTTTTTTTAAGTATATAAAGATATAATTTTATGGCCGCCTAAAAAATACCGGATCAGGCACCTTTTTTTGTTTCCCGTAAGTAATCAATAACCAGGGTGATAATACTGATGATACCGGCTATGGTTAGGCCCAGCGCGGCACCCTGAACAAGGTCTTTCCAGCCCGAATGGAATAAAGCAGGGATAGCCATTGACGCCGAAAACAAGATCACGGCAATCAATAACATCAATACTGTACGCCTTACTTTATTTTTCATTCGTCCAAATTAAAAAAATCATTTATAATTTCCGTATTTTTGCAACCTCTAAAAATTGAGGTGAACTATATACATGTATAAGGAATATAAGCAGTTAAACCTATCGCAAACAGGCAAAGAGATACTGGAGTTTTGGAAGCAGAACAACATATTTGGCAAAAGTATCAGCAGTCGTCCGGCAAATAACCCCTACACGTTTTACGAAGGGCCGCCGAGCGCTAATGGTATGCCCGGTATTCACCACGTGATGGCGCGTTCCATAAAGGATATTTTTTGCCGTTATAAAACGTTAAAAGGTTTCCAGGTAAAGCGTAAAGGCGGTTGGGATACCCATGGCTTGCCTATTGAACTTGCCGTTGAAAAAGCTTTAGGGATAACCAAAGATGATATTGGTAAAAAGATAAGCGTTAAAGATTATAACGATGCTTGCCGCAAGGAAGTAATGCGCTATACCGACGTTTGGAACGACCTGACCGAAAAAATGGGTTACTGGGTTGATCTTGACGATCCCTATGTTACCTATGAAAACGAATATATTGAAAGCCTTTGGTGGATACTGAAGGAGTTTTATAAAAAAGATCTTTTATACAAAGGTTACACGGTACAGCCATACTCGCCAAAATCGGGTACCGGTTTGAGCTCACACGAGTTAAATCAGCCGGGTACCTACAAAATGGTAAAGGATACTTCGATAGTAGCCCAGTTCCATTTAAAGAACGATCAGCAGCATCCCCTGATTCCTGTTTTATTTGAGGATGTAAACGAGGATACCGCGATACTGGCCTGGACAACCACTCCATGGACACTGCCATCAAACTGCGCACTGGCCATTGGCGAAAATATTGATTACGTAAAGATCCGCACTTTTAACCCTTATATTTATGAACCGGTGAGCGTAGTGCTTGCCAAAGCATTGGTAGGCAAATACTTTAAAGCCGAAGGTGAAAAAGCTTCGTTTCAGGATTATAAAGGTGGTGATAAAATTATTCCCTGGGAAGTAAGAGCCGAGTTTAAAGGCGTTGAGCTGATTGGTTTGCGTTATCACCAGCTGATGCCTTACGTGAGCAATGAAAACCTGGAGAAAAATGCGTTCCGTGTGATCCCTGCCGACTTTGTGACTACCGAAGATGGTACAGGTATCGTGCACACCGCTTCTATATTTGGAGCGGATGACTTCAGGGCCTGTAAAGAACAAAACGTGCCATCGGTAATGGTATTGGATGAAACAGGGAAAGAAGTTCCACTGGTTAACAAACAGGGTCGTTTTGTTGATGAAGTAACCGATTTTGCCGGTCGCTACGTTAAAGAAGAATACTATAGTGATGCAGAACGTGCCGAGCCTGGTTTTAAGGCAACGGATGTACTCATCTCTATCAAACTGAAAGAAGACAATAAAGCGTTTGACGTTAAAAAATATGAGCACAGCTACCCGCACTCATGGCGTTCAGACGAACCGATATTATATTACCCGCTCGATAGCTGGTTTATCCGTACCACCGCGGTAAAGGATAAAATGGTGGAGCTCAACAAAACCATCAACTGGAAACCGGAGTCAACCGGTACAGGTCGTTTTGGTAACTGGCTGGAAAACCTGGTCGACTGGAACCTGTCGCGTTCACGTTACTGGGGTACACCGCTACCTATCTGGCGCGAGGAAAACGGCTCAGAAGAAAAATGTATCGGCTCCATAGCCGAGCTGAATGCCGAGATTGAAAAATCAATTGCGGCCGGTTTTATGCCTGCAGGTTTTAAACTGGAAGATATGCACCGCCCTTATGTGGATGATGTGATCCTGACCTCGGCTGCCGGTAACAAAATGTTCCGCGAGCCCGATCTGATCGACGTTTGGTTTGATTCGGGCGCTATGCCTTACGCGCAATGGCACTTCCCTTTTGAAAACAAAGAAGAATTTGCTGCTGCCTACCCTGCCGATTTTATTGCCGAAGGGGTTGACCAAACCCGTGGCTGGTTCTTTACCCTGCACGCTATAGCCGTAATGCTGAGCGAATGCAGCGATGAAGTAAAGGCGGTAAATGCCAAAGTGGGCAACAAGGGTATCTCCTTCAAAAATGTGGTTTCGAACGGTTTGGTGCTGGATAAAAACGGCAACAAAATGTCAAAACGTTTAGGAAATGCCGTTGATCCGTTCTCTACCATCGAACAATACGGTGCCGACGCTGCCCGCTGGTACATGATCAGCAATGCCGCCCCATGGGACAATCTTAAATTTAATGAAGAAGGTATTGACGAGGTGCGCCGTAAGTTTTTTGGTACGCTGTACAACTCTTACTCCTTCTTTGTGCTGTATGCCAATATCGATCAGTTTAGATACAGCGAGCCCGAAATAGCCTTGGCACAACGCCCGGAAATTGACCGTTGGGTAATATCGTTACTTAATACCTTGAGCCGCGAGGTTGATGGTTTTTATGCCGATTATGAGCCAACAAAAGCTGCCCGTGCCATACAGGAATTTGTGGATGCGCATTTTAGCAACTGGTATATCCGCTTAAGCCGCCGCCGTTTTTGGAAATCAGATAACTCCGACGATAAACTGTCGGCATATCAAACATTGTATACCTGCTTAATTACCATTAGCAAATTAATGGCGCCTGTAGCTCCGTTCTTTGCCGATAGTTTATATAAAGATCTGAACAAGGTTACCGGTAAAGAGGAATTTGAATCGGTACACCTGGCATATTTCCCAACCTACCATGATGAGTTGGTTGATGCGGATCTGGAAGAGCGTATGCAGCTGGCGCAGGATGTATCGTCATTGGTGTTGTCATTACGTAAAAAGATCGAAATCCCGGTGCGCAGACCGCTCAGCAAAATATTATTACCTATATTGGACAAGGGCTTTAAGCAGCATGTGGAGCAGGTAAAAGAATTGATCTTGTCTGAAACCAACATTAAGGATATTGAGTATATTACCGATACCGCAGGCATTATTAAAAAGAAAATAAAGCCAAACTTTAAGGCCTTAGGTCAAAAAGTAGGTAAGGATATGAAGGCTGTGGCAGAGGCTATAAATAATTTTTCACAGGATGATATAACCAGACTGGAAAGTGATGGTGGTGTTAATGTGCTTGATAACAAGTATTTAATACAGGTTGCTGATGTAGAAATTATTGCAGAAGATGTTCCCGGATGGCAAGTTGCAAATTTGGGAAAACTAACTGTGGCTTTAGATGTTACCATAACCAATGAATTAAAAGAGGAGGGGATTGCGAGAGAGTTGATAAACCGTATCCAGAACCTGCGTAAAACAAAAGGTTTTGAAGTAACTGATAAGATTAATGTGAGCATTAGCGAACATCCTTATATCAGCGAAGCGGTAAAAAATAATTTATCCTATATTTGCGCCGAAATTTTAGCCGAGAGCATAGTGCTTGACGCTCAGTTAAATGAAGGTGACAAGGTAGAGATTGACGGAAATGAAATTTTTATTGTTATTAGTAAAGTATAAATGAAAGTAGAAAACGAAAAAACCAGATATTCTGAATCGGACCTGCAAGAGTTTAAAACTCTTATTCTTGATAAACTGCGTATTGCCAAAGAAGAGTTAAACTCGCTGGCAACTTCGTTAAGCTCGCCAAATGCGAACGGAACTGATGATACTGCCGGTACTTATAAAACATTGGAAGATGGCTCGGCCACACTGGAAAAAGAACAAATTAACCAGTTAGCTGCCCGTCAGAAAAAATTTATTGACCAGTTAGAAGCTGCCCTGGTGCGTATTGAAAACAAAACTTACGGTATTTGCCGCGAAACCGGTAAACTGATACCCAAGGAGCGTTTGCGCGCCGTGCCGCACACCACCTTGACTATGGAAGCTAAATTAAAGCAATAAATGAAGGCTGCTTACACCAAACCTTTTCTAACTGCTATATTTATTATTCTGTTTGACCAGATCATTAAAACCTGGGTAAGGGCACATATGTTCATGGGCGAAGAGATCCATTTTTTGGGTAGTCATGGTATGTTGCACTATACCGAAAACAACGGTATGGCGTTTGGTATGGAATGGGGAGGTGATGCAGGTAAACTGGCATTAACGCTGTTTCGCATTTTTGCGGTATGTGGTATTGTTTATTGCCTTATTTATTTGATAAAGCATAAATACCACCGTGGCCTTATTATGAATGTGGCGCTTATTTTGGCCGGAGCCGTAGGTAATATTATCGACTCTACCTTTTACGGTATCATGTACAATTATGCCCCGCTATTTCATGGGCGTGTAGTTGATATGTTTTACTTCCCATTGTTCCGGGGCACCTTCCCGGCCTGGGTACCTGTTTGGGGTAATGAGGCGTTTGAGTTTTTCAGACCGGTATTTAACCTGGCCGATGCTTCTATTTGCGTAGGGGTTATTATGATCCTGCTATTTCAGAAACACTATTTTAAACACGAGGTGCCCGAAGTAAACAGCCCCAACAGTGAAATGGTGGAAGAATAAAGATTTAAATTTTACTAAACATATAAAAAGCCGCGTTTAGCGGCTTTTTTATTTTATGTTAATTTCAAAAAAGAGATGACGGGTGTCATGCTGAGCTCCGTCGAAGCATGGTGGGTAGGCCTCTGCGCTCGACCCTTCGACAAGCTCAGGGTGACAGGCCTTTTTTAACTTCGCTCCCGCGAGATTAGCGCAGCGTATCTCGCGGGAGCGAAGTTAAAGCTTTCAGCTTTAGTTCAGCTGAAAGCTGAGGCATGTACACCACGGGCTGAAAGCCCGCGGCAGCAAAAGATTTCTCCTCGTACCTCGTTCGAAATGACAACGAAGAGTATCTGTATCTCTACACCAACCTCATCCCCACCGGATCCCACTTAATAATCCTGTTTTCAAAGTAGCTGTCGTTACAAGCCAGGCAGGGTGCCGCAGCGCGGAAACCAAAAGCAGCATCCTCCACTACGGGTTTACCGGTACGCATCGAGTCAAAAAAATTGGCAAAATGTTCGTTGGAGTCGTTATAGCCTTCAGGCTCGTGATACACCACATCATCCATTTTGGTTGTCTGCTGGTCGGCGGCTGAATATTTTTTATTGTAATCCGCCACAATGGCTTTTTGCATAGCTTCGGGATAGGTTCCGAATGCGTCCCAGCCACCATAGCCAGGCGCTACCGACATTTTGCTTTTATGTATGGTAAAGCCGCCGCCATCGCTCATGTCAATAACTCCTTCAGAACCCACAATCTTGGTCGAGGCACGGTCACCTTCGCCACTCACAAAATTTACCCTGAGAGTGACCTGGAAAGCCGGATGTTCCGGTGATTCGGGATAGGATATCACCGCGCTCATCACATCGGGTACATTACGGCCATCTTTCCAGTAGGTTAACCCCCCTATCGAAAATATCTTATCGGGCCCTTTAGAGCCGGTTATAAAATGAATGCCCGATAGCAAGTGCACAAACAAGTCGCCGGCTACACCGGTGCCATATTCGCGGTAATTGCGCCATCTGAAGAAACGATTACTGTCATAAGCATGTTTTACCTTACTGTTGGCCTGGTACTGCTCCCAGCCCACCGTTTGCGGCGATGCATCCAGCGGAATGGTATATTGCCAGGCACCCAGTGCGCTTTGCCGGCTAAAAGAGGCCTCTACCGCGTTGATCTTGCCAATAGCGCCCGCCTGGTAAAGTTCCTTTGCTTTTTTAAAAGCTATGCCGCTCACCCGCTGACTGCCTACCTGGAAAACCGCTTTAGTTTCCTGCTGCGCTTTGATCTCATTCAGTCCCTCACTGATGTGGTGCACCATCGGTTTTTCGCTGTAAACGGCTTTGCCTTTGTGCATGGCTTCGATAGATATCGGGCTGTGCCAGTTATCGCTGGTTGCCACAATAACGGCATCAATATCTTTACGGTTTAAAATATCGTGATAATTATCGGTGGTGAAAATATTGGGTCCATATACCTCCTTAGTGCGTTGTAACCGGCCCTTGTACAAATCGCAGGCAGCTACCAGCTCCACACCTGGAACAGTTAGCGCGGCATGCGTATCATTAAAACCCATAATACCCATGCCTATGGTGGCTATCCTGATTTTATCATTAGGACTTACACGTTTTTCGGCCTGTAAAATTCTTTTTTCATGCTCTTCTTTAGCGGCCAGGCTGGTGAGCGAGGCCGAAGTGAGTAGAACCGAGGTGCCAAATTGTTTTAAAAACTTTCTTCTGTCAGTTGTCATAGGTATCTGGTTTTAGGTCAGGTAAATGAATAATTGGTTTGTACAATCAGTTATATACTACAGGCGCAGCTACGGATGTATTGATATGCAATTTAAAACAACAAAATTTACCCTGCAACTTTTTAATTTTATTTAAAAAGTTTAATTTGCATACCGTTTCCCAATTAAAACATATCCCTTCTGTATGAAAAAATTATCCTTATTGCTTTGCTGTTGCGTTGCGCACGCGCTATCGTTTGGTCAGGTTGCCCAAAGCGGCCTATCCATTATCCCCGAACCGGTAAAAACCACACGCACGGCGGGTCAGTTCCTGCTGCCTAAAAGCGTTATTGTGGAAGCCGGCAATCAGCCTGAATGGACGCCTGTAACCACCTACCTGAAAAAGAAACTGACTACAGCGCCGGGATCATCCGTGATCATCAAAAGCGCGGCCCCAACGGCTTCGATCAGGCTTGTGCTGAATAAAACTGCCGATGCTGCTATTGGTACCGAAGGATATACCTTATCGGTTAAAGCAAAAAAGATCGTGATCAAAGCCAATGCGCCTGCCGGTTTATTTTATGGTGTGCAAACGTTGATGCAATTACTACCCGCCGATATTGAAAGTAAACAGCTGGTGAAAAATGTGAAATGGACGGTGCCTTGCGTGGAAATTACCGATTATCCACGCTTTGCCTGGAGGGGATTGATGTTTGATGTGGCGCGTCACTTTTTTACAAAAGCAGAGGTGAAACAATATATAGATGCCATGGTAAAGTACAAACTGAACCTGCTGCACTTACACTTAACCGATGATGAAGGCTGGCGCGTGGAGATCAAGAGCCTGCCCAGGTTAACAACGGTTGGCGCTTATAATGTTAAAAAAGTAGGCCAGTTTGGTACGTTTACCCCACCAACACCTGATGAGCCACGTACCTACGGGGGCTTTTATACCCAGGATGATATCCGCGAACTGGTGCAATACGCCAAGGACCGTTTTGTAAATATATTACCGGAGATTGATGTACCGGGACATAGCCTTGCCGCTGTGGTGGCTTATCCGGAGCTGTCCTGTACACCGGGCGCCGATAAATATGTGGTTAACTCCGGCGAACCTTTTATGGATTGGAGCGGTCCGCATAACAGAGCCATTGTGGATAACACCCTTTGCCCGGCCAATGAAAATGTATACACTTTCCTGGATAAAGTGGTGACTGAAGTTGCCCAGCTGTTCCCCTTTGCCTATATACACATGGGCGGTGATGAGTGCGCCAAGAATTTCTGGGAGCAAAGCGATGCTATTAAAGCCCTGATGGCTAAAGAAGGACTGAAAACGCAACAGGAGGTGCAAAGCTATTTTGAGAAACGACTAGAAAAAATAGTAGAATCAAAGGGTAAAAAATTCATGGGCTGGGACGAGATCATTGAAGGAGGTCTTGGTCCGAATGCCGCGGTTATGAGTTGGAGAGGTATTAAAGGTGGTATTGAAGCCGCTAAACAAGGCCATGAGGTGGTGATGAGTCCAACGACGTTTGCTTACCTGGATTACATGCAAAGCGACCGGGTAAACGAAACAAAAATTTATGCCTCGCTGCGCCTGAGCAAATCGTACGAGTTTGAACCGGTTCCCGATAGTGTGGATGCCAAACTGGTTAAAGGTGGGCAGGGCAATTTATGGACAGAGCAGGTATATAACATCCGCCAGGCTGAATATATGACCTGGCCAAGAGGTATGGCCATTGCCGAGTCGGTATGGTCGCCAAAAGAGAAGAAAAGCTGGCCTTACTTTTTCGGAAAAGTGGAGAAACAGTTCGATCGTTTTAACGCGTCCGAAACCAAATACGCACCAAGTGCCTATGATCCCTCATTCAGTGCCATACGTAATGCCGATGGTACACTAAAGATAACCCTCACGAATGAGGTGGATGGTCTGGATACCTATTACAGCTTTGATAATTCGTTCCCGGATAATTTCTATCCAAAATATACCCAACCCATTGATGCACCCAAGGATGCCACAACGCTAAGGGTGATCACCTACAGAGGTAAAAAACCAATCGGCCGTATGGTAACCATGCCGATTTCGGAGTTGAACAGCAGGATTAAGTAAGATGATTAATAAAACAGAAAAGCCCGATAGGTTTACCTACCGGGCTTTTCTGTTTTTATATTCCCTTGTCATTCTGAACGTAGTGAAGAATCTTCTTCATCACATAGGTTGGTCTGCCCGGCTCTCGAAGAAGATCCTTCGTTCCTCAGGATGACAAACTTTCTATTTATAGTGTTACGTCAATCAGGGGTGTTTTTAATACCCCGTTTTACTTCAGCTCCGGGAAATTAGCATTATCAAAAATGCTTTTCTCGGCAGCCATTTTTTCTACATCCTGCCATTTGCGGGGGGCATCTATGGATAAAAGGGTACCGCCATTTTTACCTATCAGCACATCATCCTCAATACGCACACCAATGTTCCACCATTTTTTATCGCAAGGACTGCCGGCAGGGATATAAATGCCGGGTTCAACGGTAATGGTCATATTGGCCATCAGGTTGCCGGTATATGGGCCTTTATCATGCACGTCAAGCCCTAAATGATGTGAGCAACCGTGCGGGTAATATTTTCTAACTTCAGATGCGTCTTTGATGATCCCCAGTTTGATCAACCCTGTGGCAAGCACTTCGCTGGCTTTTTGCTCCAGGCTGGGATAGGGTACGCCTTCTTTGCATAGCTTAAATACTTCTTCCTGCGCGTCATACACCAATTGATAAATGGTGCGCTGCTCTTCCGTAAACTTTCCGTTGGCAGGCACGGTGCGGGTTACATCGGCTGAGTAACCGTGGTATTCGGCGCCAACATCCATTAATGTAAGCTGATTATCCAATTTGGTGGCGTTGTTTTCTTCATAATGTAAGATACAGGCGTTGGCGCCGGTGCCCACTATTGGTGGATATCCTTCATCCTCGGCGCTATATTTTTTGTGCACATACATAAAAATACCTTCCAGCTCCCTTTCAGACATACTGGGTTTTATGGCCCTCATGATCTCAGCATGGGCAAGACTGGAGATCTGTACTGATTTTTTTAACAGAACCAGTTCATCCGGTGTTTTTATAGCACGCAGCGTATTGGTAAAATCAGCATACCTTGATATGCCTCCAAAAGCTGTGCTGATCTTTGTTTTTACGTCCACAAGGGTTGCAGAATCGGGCTTATTGACCAGCTCCTGCATAATGGGATTATTTCTATAGGCTTCCCTGTCCAGTTTAGGTTTCAGATAAACTGTTACCAGGCGGTTTAGATTTCCGGGATTGGCATACTTACCTATCAGACTTAGGTCATCAAATAATTGTTTATCTACATAGGGTATGGAAACTTTAGTTTTGAAGGCGCCGATCAGGTTCTTTAACTCTCCAACCGAGCCATCTCCGGTAACATCCTCTGGTGGGTTATCATAAAAAACAGCGCTGAATTTTTTAAAATCTATCGGAAAATCCGGGAAAGCCTCACTGTTATATACGCGTTTAAAACCTAATTTGGCTTTTACTCCCTCAACGCCCAATCTTTTGCCAGTCCACTGTTCGCGTAGCGGATCACGGTGACGTACAAAGAATAATTCGTTATAGCTACTGTCGCCATCGGCCTGCATATCTTTAAATATCAGTAGCACCGCATTGGGTTCTTTATAGCCCGAGAAATAATAAAGATCAGGGTTGGCATGATAAACGTAATTGACGTCGTTGGAGAAAACCTGATCCGGATATGAAAATATCACGGTTACCGAATTGGCCGGCATCAGGTTACGCAAGGCTTGCCGTCGCCCGGCGTGGAACTCTTTGCTCAAATAATCGGTTGGTAAATTTTCGGTTTTACTGGTGGTTTGTGAAAAAACCTGGAGAGTGCCGAGGCACACGGTGCCTACGACAAAAAATACTTTTTGAATGAATTTCATAATTGATGTGGTAGGGACAATCGAATATACAAGAGATATAGCAAAAAGAAAAATAAGTAGCTTTAAATTAAAAAAGCCATCCGCAGGGATGGCTTTTTTAATTTAAAGTATTTGGGGAACGGTTTATCAGTTAGCCCGTTCGCCTTTTGTTTTTGATGCTATCTGCAGGGCTTTGTAAGCATTTACAATACCGCCGGTTTTGCTAAGGGAGGCAAAATCAACTTTAATGGTTTTGCTGCCTGGTCTGAATACCATAGTGCCTGTTAAAGGTGTAGCCGATTGCAGGATGATCTGCTTCAGCTGCCTGGCGCTTAGGGTTGGATAATACTCCAATAGTAAAGCCGCCACACCTGCGGTAATAGGTGATGAAAAACTGGTGCCGTCCTCAGTCATAAATTCGGCGTCGGTATCAACGGTAGTTACTTTTACACCGGGAGCAAATATGTCGACATTCTTTTTGCCATAGTTAGAAAAATCGCCGGCCAGGTGCTCGCCCAGTTTAGGACCTGATGCACCAACATTGATCACATTATCAGCATCGGTTGACGAACCATCTAAAAAAGTATCATTCGGGTAATCAGGAATAACATCTACATCCTGACTGTCGTTACCTGCAGCCTGCACCAACAATACATCTTTTGATGCTGCATATTTAAAAGCTTCATCAACCCACTCTTTATGTGGTGATATTTTTTTACCAAAGCTCATGTTAATAATGCGGGCGCCGTTATCAACCGCATAGTGTATAGCATTGGCAATGTCCTTATCATATTCATCACCATTGGGAACAGCCTTTATAGCCATAATGCGTACATTATCGGCAACGCCATTAATTCCATAGCCATTGTTGCGGATAGCGCCGATTAAACCGGCCACACCGGTGCCGTGTGAGGCATCGGAGAATTTAAGCAGATTGTTGCCATAGGGTTTATGATCCATGCTATCTACATTGTCGCCAACGATGCGTTTACGCGCTTCCAGATCAGGCGACAGATCATTGTTTAACTTGGCCAGGTACTCGCTCAGATCTTTGATAATAGCGGCGTTGGTTTTATTGCTGCCCTCCTGCGAGAAAATAGAGTCCCAAACATATTTGCTTTGCGTAAGGGTATCATTAGCCAGTTTAAGTTTTACCAGATCGGCTTGTTTAAAAGTGCCATTGGCTGGTAGACTAAGCCCTCTTTTGATATAGCCGCTGGTTACCATCAATGCATTCATGATGGGTTGCAGCTGCTCGGTCTCGGTACGCGACTTATTAACTGTGCTATCGTAAGTGGTTTTTACGCGTTTCCAGTAAGCATATTGCTTTTTATCAATACTAGTAGTATCGCTGAGGTTTTCAAATTTACCTTTCAGTTTATTGTATTCACGTACCTCTTCGGTGGTTTCATTAAAATCGGCTTTGCCATCGGGGCCGCCCAAAAAGTTCCAGCCGTGTATATCATCTACATAACCATTATGGTCATCGTCGATACCGTTGCCGGGAATTTCTTTGGTGTTGGTCCAAAGGATGCTTTTCAGGTCTTTTTGTAAAGTATCAATACCGCTATCAATGGTGGCTATTACCACAGGCTTGCTCTTTTTGCCCTGCAAAAAAATATAAGCGGGTTTAAGGCTGATGCCATAAAAACCGTTTTCTTTCAGATC is a window of Mucilaginibacter inviolabilis DNA encoding:
- a CDS encoding TraR/DksA family transcriptional regulator, which codes for MKVENEKTRYSESDLQEFKTLILDKLRIAKEELNSLATSLSSPNANGTDDTAGTYKTLEDGSATLEKEQINQLAARQKKFIDQLEAALVRIENKTYGICRETGKLIPKERLRAVPHTTLTMEAKLKQ
- a CDS encoding lipoprotein signal peptidase, with protein sequence MKAAYTKPFLTAIFIILFDQIIKTWVRAHMFMGEEIHFLGSHGMLHYTENNGMAFGMEWGGDAGKLALTLFRIFAVCGIVYCLIYLIKHKYHRGLIMNVALILAGAVGNIIDSTFYGIMYNYAPLFHGRVVDMFYFPLFRGTFPAWVPVWGNEAFEFFRPVFNLADASICVGVIMILLFQKHYFKHEVPEVNSPNSEMVEE
- a CDS encoding Gfo/Idh/MocA family protein translates to MTTDRRKFLKQFGTSVLLTSASLTSLAAKEEHEKRILQAEKRVSPNDKIRIATIGMGIMGFNDTHAALTVPGVELVAACDLYKGRLQRTKEVYGPNIFTTDNYHDILNRKDIDAVIVATSDNWHSPISIEAMHKGKAVYSEKPMVHHISEGLNEIKAQQETKAVFQVGSQRVSGIAFKKAKELYQAGAIGKINAVEASFSRQSALGAWQYTIPLDASPQTVGWEQYQANSKVKHAYDSNRFFRWRNYREYGTGVAGDLFVHLLSGIHFITGSKGPDKIFSIGGLTYWKDGRNVPDVMSAVISYPESPEHPAFQVTLRVNFVSGEGDRASTKIVGSEGVIDMSDGGGFTIHKSKMSVAPGYGGWDAFGTYPEAMQKAIVADYNKKYSAADQQTTKMDDVVYHEPEGYNDSNEHFANFFDSMRTGKPVVEDAAFGFRAAAPCLACNDSYFENRIIKWDPVGMRLV
- a CDS encoding SDR family oxidoreductase translates to MDLKLNNKVAVILAASKGLGKAVAIALSAEGARVIIGSRDEEALNKTAAEIKALTGNEVIPIPVDVSKADEIEAFINKAANAFGRIDILLNNAGGPPFDKFENFDDEQWQKAFDLNLLSVARFSRLVLPHMQKTGSGRIINIVSVSVKAVLGASVLSTAMRMGVVGMAKLMADEFGPYNITVNNVAPGLILTDRIKHTLPKDVDPEQAIKDRAKSIPLGRIGKPEELAALVTFLASDQAAYISGTTIPVDGGASRSIY
- the ileS gene encoding isoleucine--tRNA ligase, whose amino-acid sequence is MYKEYKQLNLSQTGKEILEFWKQNNIFGKSISSRPANNPYTFYEGPPSANGMPGIHHVMARSIKDIFCRYKTLKGFQVKRKGGWDTHGLPIELAVEKALGITKDDIGKKISVKDYNDACRKEVMRYTDVWNDLTEKMGYWVDLDDPYVTYENEYIESLWWILKEFYKKDLLYKGYTVQPYSPKSGTGLSSHELNQPGTYKMVKDTSIVAQFHLKNDQQHPLIPVLFEDVNEDTAILAWTTTPWTLPSNCALAIGENIDYVKIRTFNPYIYEPVSVVLAKALVGKYFKAEGEKASFQDYKGGDKIIPWEVRAEFKGVELIGLRYHQLMPYVSNENLEKNAFRVIPADFVTTEDGTGIVHTASIFGADDFRACKEQNVPSVMVLDETGKEVPLVNKQGRFVDEVTDFAGRYVKEEYYSDAERAEPGFKATDVLISIKLKEDNKAFDVKKYEHSYPHSWRSDEPILYYPLDSWFIRTTAVKDKMVELNKTINWKPESTGTGRFGNWLENLVDWNLSRSRYWGTPLPIWREENGSEEKCIGSIAELNAEIEKSIAAGFMPAGFKLEDMHRPYVDDVILTSAAGNKMFREPDLIDVWFDSGAMPYAQWHFPFENKEEFAAAYPADFIAEGVDQTRGWFFTLHAIAVMLSECSDEVKAVNAKVGNKGISFKNVVSNGLVLDKNGNKMSKRLGNAVDPFSTIEQYGADAARWYMISNAAPWDNLKFNEEGIDEVRRKFFGTLYNSYSFFVLYANIDQFRYSEPEIALAQRPEIDRWVISLLNTLSREVDGFYADYEPTKAARAIQEFVDAHFSNWYIRLSRRRFWKSDNSDDKLSAYQTLYTCLITISKLMAPVAPFFADSLYKDLNKVTGKEEFESVHLAYFPTYHDELVDADLEERMQLAQDVSSLVLSLRKKIEIPVRRPLSKILLPILDKGFKQHVEQVKELILSETNIKDIEYITDTAGIIKKKIKPNFKALGQKVGKDMKAVAEAINNFSQDDITRLESDGGVNVLDNKYLIQVADVEIIAEDVPGWQVANLGKLTVALDVTITNELKEEGIARELINRIQNLRKTKGFEVTDKINVSISEHPYISEAVKNNLSYICAEILAESIVLDAQLNEGDKVEIDGNEIFIVISKV